The sequence below is a genomic window from Providencia rettgeri.
AAAAAATCGCGAATACTAATGATAATTACTATCAATTCGCGCTGTGTTTGATATCATCAGCACCGTCTTTTTGAAAAGAGACGGACAGCGCGAGTCAAATTTCGCTTTTAAAGGTTAGTCGATGAATGGCACAATCATCGATATGAATTTTTTTATACAACACTAAAAAGAGAGTAAAGGCCAACTGATGCGTAAACTAACAGCTTCTATTCTATTGGCGTTCGGCTTAATGGGTACGGCAGTCGCTGAAACCACACCTGCAACAACACCAGCTGCGTCTCAAGATACACCATCAACACAACCGGCAGTAAATTCAGCTGCACCAACAACTACGACACCAAGTGCTGAAGTTTCATCAGTACCCGCGGAACCTGTACAAGGCGAAGCCGTGAACACAACAGTTGTTAATGAAAACATTGAAATTGCAACAGAAGCACCAACGGGCGGTTTTGACCAAGATTTATCTGTTTGGGGAATGTACCAAGGTGCAGATAATATTGTTAAAACAGTCATGATAGGGCTTGTTATTGCTTCTGTTATTACTTGGGCAATATTTTTCTCAAAAGGTTTGGAAATTTTAGTTGCTCGCCGTCGCTTAAAAGTAGAAGCGAAAGCGATTTCTGAGGCGAAGTCACTTGATGAAGCCGTCAGTATCGCAGAAGGTTTCAAAACAAATAGCATTACGCGTATGTTATTAAACGAAGCCGTTACTGAGCGAGCGTTATCAGCAAATAGCGCTGATTTATCAGGCACAAAAGAGCGCACATCATTCCGCCTAGAAAGGGCAGTCGCTGCGATTAGTCGTTATATGGGCCGTGGTAATGGCTATTTGGCGACTATTGGTGCAATTTCTCCATTCGTCGGTTTATTTGGAACGGTCTGGGGGATCATGAACAGCTTTATCGGGATTGCTCACTCGCAAACGACTAACCTTGCGGTTGTTGCGCCGGGTATTGCAGAAGCGTTATTAGCGACAGCAATCGGTCTTATTGCCGCTATCCCTGCGGTTGTGATTTATAATATTTTTGCTCGCATGATCAACAACTATCGTGGTCAAGTAGGGGATGTCGCTGCTCAGTCTGCGTTGTTGCTGGGGCGTGATCTTGATCTGGCAAATAGCAAAGCAAGGTAATTATTATGGCAATGCGTTTAGGTGACGAACAAGACGATAGCGGTGAAATGCATGAAATTAACGTAACACCTTTTATTGA
It includes:
- the exbB gene encoding tonB-system energizer ExbB, encoding MRKLTASILLAFGLMGTAVAETTPATTPAASQDTPSTQPAVNSAAPTTTTPSAEVSSVPAEPVQGEAVNTTVVNENIEIATEAPTGGFDQDLSVWGMYQGADNIVKTVMIGLVIASVITWAIFFSKGLEILVARRRLKVEAKAISEAKSLDEAVSIAEGFKTNSITRMLLNEAVTERALSANSADLSGTKERTSFRLERAVAAISRYMGRGNGYLATIGAISPFVGLFGTVWGIMNSFIGIAHSQTTNLAVVAPGIAEALLATAIGLIAAIPAVVIYNIFARMINNYRGQVGDVAAQSALLLGRDLDLANSKAR